A single genomic interval of Macaca nemestrina isolate mMacNem1 chromosome 14, mMacNem.hap1, whole genome shotgun sequence harbors:
- the LOC105464088 gene encoding rab9 effector protein with kelch motifs isoform X5, translated as MKQLPVLEPGDKPRKATWYTLTLPGDSPCARVGHSCSYLPPVGNAKRGKVFIVGGANPNRSFSDVHAMDLETRMWTTPEVTSPPPSPRTFHTSSAAIGNQLYVFGGGERGAQPVQDTKLHVFDAKTLTWSQPETLGNPPSPRHGHVMVAAGTKLFIHGGLAGDKFYDDLHCIDISNMKWQKLSPTGAAPAGCAAHSAVAVGNHLYIFGGMTPAGALDTMYQYHTERQHWTLLKFDSFLPPGRLDHSMCIIPWPVTCASEKEDSNSLTLNHEAEKRDSADKVMSHSGSSHEEGQTDTLLCLVFGGMNTEGEIYDDCIVTIVD; from the exons GTACACCTTGACTCTCCCTGGTGACAGCCCCTGTGCTCGAGTTGGCCACAGCTGTTCGTATTTACCCCCAGTTGGTAATGCCAAGAGAGGAAAGGTCTTCATCGTTGGCGGAGCAAATCCAAACAGAAGCTTCTCAGACGTGCACGCCATGGATCTGG AAACCAGGATGTGGACCACGCCAGAAGTGACCAGCCCCCCACCATCCCCAAGAACATTCCACACATCATCCGCAGCCATTGGAAACCAGCTATATGTCTTTGGGGGCGGAGAGAGAGGTGCCCAGCCTGTGCAGGACACGAAGCTGCACGTGTTTGACGCAA AGACTCTGACCTGGTCACAGCCAGAGACACTTGGGAATCCTCCATCTCCCCGGCATGGTCATGTGATGGTGGCAGCAGGGACAAAGCTCTTCATCCATGGAGGCTTGGCAGGAGACAAATTCTATGATGATCTCCACTGCATTGATATAA GTAACATGAAATGGCAGAAGCTAAGTCCCACTGGGGCAGCTCCAGCAGGCTGTGCTGCCCACTCAGCTGTGGCTGTGGGAAATCACCTGTACATCTTTGGTGGAATGACTCCTGCAGGAGCGCTGGACACAATGTACCAGTATCACACAG AAAGGCAGCATTGGACCTTGCTTAAATTTGATTCTTTTCTACCCCCTGGACGATTGGACCATTCCATGTGTATCATTCCATGGCCAGTGACGTGTGCTTCTGAGAAAGAAGATTCCAACTCTCTCACTCTGAACCATGAAGCTGAGAAAAGGGATTCAGCTGACAAAGTCATGAGCCACAGTGGCAGCTCACATGAGGAAGGCCAGACTGATACACTGCTCTGTTTGGTGTTCGGTGGGATGAATACAGAGGGGGAAATCTATGATGATTGTATTGTGACTATAGTTGACTAA
- the LOC105464088 gene encoding rab9 effector protein with kelch motifs isoform X3 produces the protein MQEIMEDTMKQLPVLEPGDKPRKATWYTLTLPGDSPCARVGHSCSYLPPVGNAKRGKVFIVGGANPNRSFSDVHAMDLGKHQWDLVTCKGLLPRYEHASFIPSCTSDHIWVFGGANQSGNRNCLQVLNPETRMWTTPEVTSPPPSPRTFHTSSAAIGNQLYVFGGGERGAQPVQDTKLHVFDAKTLTWSQPETLGNPPSPRHGHVMVAAGTKLFIHGGLAGDKFYDDLHCIDISNMKWQKLSPTGAAPAGCAAHSAVAVGNHLYIFGGMTPAGALDTMYQYHTVTCASEKEDSNSLTLNHEAEKRDSADKVMSHSGSSHEEGQTDTLLCLVFGGMNTEGEIYDDCIVTIVD, from the exons GTACACCTTGACTCTCCCTGGTGACAGCCCCTGTGCTCGAGTTGGCCACAGCTGTTCGTATTTACCCCCAGTTGGTAATGCCAAGAGAGGAAAGGTCTTCATCGTTGGCGGAGCAAATCCAAACAGAAGCTTCTCAGACGTGCACGCCATGGATCTGG GAAAACACCAGTGGGACTTAGTTACCTGCAAGGGCCTCTTGCCCCGCTATGAACATGCTAGCTTCATTCCCTCCTGCACATCTGACCATATCTGGGTATTTGGAGGTGCCAACCAATCAGGAAATCGAAATTGTCTACAAGTCCTGAATCCTG AAACCAGGATGTGGACCACGCCAGAAGTGACCAGCCCCCCACCATCCCCAAGAACATTCCACACATCATCCGCAGCCATTGGAAACCAGCTATATGTCTTTGGGGGCGGAGAGAGAGGTGCCCAGCCTGTGCAGGACACGAAGCTGCACGTGTTTGACGCAA AGACTCTGACCTGGTCACAGCCAGAGACACTTGGGAATCCTCCATCTCCCCGGCATGGTCATGTGATGGTGGCAGCAGGGACAAAGCTCTTCATCCATGGAGGCTTGGCAGGAGACAAATTCTATGATGATCTCCACTGCATTGATATAA GTAACATGAAATGGCAGAAGCTAAGTCCCACTGGGGCAGCTCCAGCAGGCTGTGCTGCCCACTCAGCTGTGGCTGTGGGAAATCACCTGTACATCTTTGGTGGAATGACTCCTGCAGGAGCGCTGGACACAATGTACCAGTATCACACAG TGACGTGTGCTTCTGAGAAAGAAGATTCCAACTCTCTCACTCTGAACCATGAAGCTGAGAAAAGGGATTCAGCTGACAAAGTCATGAGCCACAGTGGCAGCTCACATGAGGAAGGCCAGACTGATACACTGCTCTGTTTGGTGTTCGGTGGGATGAATACAGAGGGGGAAATCTATGATGATTGTATTGTGACTATAGTTGACTAA
- the LOC105464088 gene encoding rab9 effector protein with kelch motifs isoform X2, with translation MKQLPVLEPGDKPRKATWYTLTLPGDSPCARVGHSCSYLPPVGNAKRGKVFIVGGANPNRSFSDVHAMDLGKHQWDLVTCKGLLPRYEHASFIPSCTSDHIWVFGGANQSGNRNCLQVLNPETRMWTTPEVTSPPPSPRTFHTSSAAIGNQLYVFGGGERGAQPVQDTKLHVFDAKTLTWSQPETLGNPPSPRHGHVMVAAGTKLFIHGGLAGDKFYDDLHCIDISNMKWQKLSPTGAAPAGCAAHSAVAVGNHLYIFGGMTPAGALDTMYQYHTERQHWTLLKFDSFLPPGRLDHSMCIIPWPVTCASEKEDSNSLTLNHEAEKRDSADKVMSHSGSSHEEGQTDTLLCLVFGGMNTEGEIYDDCIVTIVD, from the exons GTACACCTTGACTCTCCCTGGTGACAGCCCCTGTGCTCGAGTTGGCCACAGCTGTTCGTATTTACCCCCAGTTGGTAATGCCAAGAGAGGAAAGGTCTTCATCGTTGGCGGAGCAAATCCAAACAGAAGCTTCTCAGACGTGCACGCCATGGATCTGG GAAAACACCAGTGGGACTTAGTTACCTGCAAGGGCCTCTTGCCCCGCTATGAACATGCTAGCTTCATTCCCTCCTGCACATCTGACCATATCTGGGTATTTGGAGGTGCCAACCAATCAGGAAATCGAAATTGTCTACAAGTCCTGAATCCTG AAACCAGGATGTGGACCACGCCAGAAGTGACCAGCCCCCCACCATCCCCAAGAACATTCCACACATCATCCGCAGCCATTGGAAACCAGCTATATGTCTTTGGGGGCGGAGAGAGAGGTGCCCAGCCTGTGCAGGACACGAAGCTGCACGTGTTTGACGCAA AGACTCTGACCTGGTCACAGCCAGAGACACTTGGGAATCCTCCATCTCCCCGGCATGGTCATGTGATGGTGGCAGCAGGGACAAAGCTCTTCATCCATGGAGGCTTGGCAGGAGACAAATTCTATGATGATCTCCACTGCATTGATATAA GTAACATGAAATGGCAGAAGCTAAGTCCCACTGGGGCAGCTCCAGCAGGCTGTGCTGCCCACTCAGCTGTGGCTGTGGGAAATCACCTGTACATCTTTGGTGGAATGACTCCTGCAGGAGCGCTGGACACAATGTACCAGTATCACACAG AAAGGCAGCATTGGACCTTGCTTAAATTTGATTCTTTTCTACCCCCTGGACGATTGGACCATTCCATGTGTATCATTCCATGGCCAGTGACGTGTGCTTCTGAGAAAGAAGATTCCAACTCTCTCACTCTGAACCATGAAGCTGAGAAAAGGGATTCAGCTGACAAAGTCATGAGCCACAGTGGCAGCTCACATGAGGAAGGCCAGACTGATACACTGCTCTGTTTGGTGTTCGGTGGGATGAATACAGAGGGGGAAATCTATGATGATTGTATTGTGACTATAGTTGACTAA
- the LOC105464088 gene encoding rab9 effector protein with kelch motifs isoform X4 translates to MQEIMEDTMKQLPVLEPGDKPRKATWYTLTLPGDSPCARVGHSCSYLPPVGNAKRGKVFIVGGANPNRSFSDVHAMDLETRMWTTPEVTSPPPSPRTFHTSSAAIGNQLYVFGGGERGAQPVQDTKLHVFDAKTLTWSQPETLGNPPSPRHGHVMVAAGTKLFIHGGLAGDKFYDDLHCIDISNMKWQKLSPTGAAPAGCAAHSAVAVGNHLYIFGGMTPAGALDTMYQYHTERQHWTLLKFDSFLPPGRLDHSMCIIPWPVTCASEKEDSNSLTLNHEAEKRDSADKVMSHSGSSHEEGQTDTLLCLVFGGMNTEGEIYDDCIVTIVD, encoded by the exons GTACACCTTGACTCTCCCTGGTGACAGCCCCTGTGCTCGAGTTGGCCACAGCTGTTCGTATTTACCCCCAGTTGGTAATGCCAAGAGAGGAAAGGTCTTCATCGTTGGCGGAGCAAATCCAAACAGAAGCTTCTCAGACGTGCACGCCATGGATCTGG AAACCAGGATGTGGACCACGCCAGAAGTGACCAGCCCCCCACCATCCCCAAGAACATTCCACACATCATCCGCAGCCATTGGAAACCAGCTATATGTCTTTGGGGGCGGAGAGAGAGGTGCCCAGCCTGTGCAGGACACGAAGCTGCACGTGTTTGACGCAA AGACTCTGACCTGGTCACAGCCAGAGACACTTGGGAATCCTCCATCTCCCCGGCATGGTCATGTGATGGTGGCAGCAGGGACAAAGCTCTTCATCCATGGAGGCTTGGCAGGAGACAAATTCTATGATGATCTCCACTGCATTGATATAA GTAACATGAAATGGCAGAAGCTAAGTCCCACTGGGGCAGCTCCAGCAGGCTGTGCTGCCCACTCAGCTGTGGCTGTGGGAAATCACCTGTACATCTTTGGTGGAATGACTCCTGCAGGAGCGCTGGACACAATGTACCAGTATCACACAG AAAGGCAGCATTGGACCTTGCTTAAATTTGATTCTTTTCTACCCCCTGGACGATTGGACCATTCCATGTGTATCATTCCATGGCCAGTGACGTGTGCTTCTGAGAAAGAAGATTCCAACTCTCTCACTCTGAACCATGAAGCTGAGAAAAGGGATTCAGCTGACAAAGTCATGAGCCACAGTGGCAGCTCACATGAGGAAGGCCAGACTGATACACTGCTCTGTTTGGTGTTCGGTGGGATGAATACAGAGGGGGAAATCTATGATGATTGTATTGTGACTATAGTTGACTAA
- the LOC105464088 gene encoding rab9 effector protein with kelch motifs isoform X7, whose translation MDLGKHQWDLVTCKGLLPRYEHASFIPSCTSDHIWVFGGANQSGNRNCLQVLNPETRMWTTPEVTSPPPSPRTFHTSSAAIGNQLYVFGGGERGAQPVQDTKLHVFDAKTLTWSQPETLGNPPSPRHGHVMVAAGTKLFIHGGLAGDKFYDDLHCIDISNMKWQKLSPTGAAPAGCAAHSAVAVGNHLYIFGGMTPAGALDTMYQYHTERQHWTLLKFDSFLPPGRLDHSMCIIPWPVTCASEKEDSNSLTLNHEAEKRDSADKVMSHSGSSHEEGQTDTLLCLVFGGMNTEGEIYDDCIVTIVD comes from the exons ATGGATCTGG GAAAACACCAGTGGGACTTAGTTACCTGCAAGGGCCTCTTGCCCCGCTATGAACATGCTAGCTTCATTCCCTCCTGCACATCTGACCATATCTGGGTATTTGGAGGTGCCAACCAATCAGGAAATCGAAATTGTCTACAAGTCCTGAATCCTG AAACCAGGATGTGGACCACGCCAGAAGTGACCAGCCCCCCACCATCCCCAAGAACATTCCACACATCATCCGCAGCCATTGGAAACCAGCTATATGTCTTTGGGGGCGGAGAGAGAGGTGCCCAGCCTGTGCAGGACACGAAGCTGCACGTGTTTGACGCAA AGACTCTGACCTGGTCACAGCCAGAGACACTTGGGAATCCTCCATCTCCCCGGCATGGTCATGTGATGGTGGCAGCAGGGACAAAGCTCTTCATCCATGGAGGCTTGGCAGGAGACAAATTCTATGATGATCTCCACTGCATTGATATAA GTAACATGAAATGGCAGAAGCTAAGTCCCACTGGGGCAGCTCCAGCAGGCTGTGCTGCCCACTCAGCTGTGGCTGTGGGAAATCACCTGTACATCTTTGGTGGAATGACTCCTGCAGGAGCGCTGGACACAATGTACCAGTATCACACAG AAAGGCAGCATTGGACCTTGCTTAAATTTGATTCTTTTCTACCCCCTGGACGATTGGACCATTCCATGTGTATCATTCCATGGCCAGTGACGTGTGCTTCTGAGAAAGAAGATTCCAACTCTCTCACTCTGAACCATGAAGCTGAGAAAAGGGATTCAGCTGACAAAGTCATGAGCCACAGTGGCAGCTCACATGAGGAAGGCCAGACTGATACACTGCTCTGTTTGGTGTTCGGTGGGATGAATACAGAGGGGGAAATCTATGATGATTGTATTGTGACTATAGTTGACTAA
- the LOC105464088 gene encoding rab9 effector protein with kelch motifs isoform X1: protein MQEIMEDTMKQLPVLEPGDKPRKATWYTLTLPGDSPCARVGHSCSYLPPVGNAKRGKVFIVGGANPNRSFSDVHAMDLGKHQWDLVTCKGLLPRYEHASFIPSCTSDHIWVFGGANQSGNRNCLQVLNPETRMWTTPEVTSPPPSPRTFHTSSAAIGNQLYVFGGGERGAQPVQDTKLHVFDAKTLTWSQPETLGNPPSPRHGHVMVAAGTKLFIHGGLAGDKFYDDLHCIDISNMKWQKLSPTGAAPAGCAAHSAVAVGNHLYIFGGMTPAGALDTMYQYHTERQHWTLLKFDSFLPPGRLDHSMCIIPWPVTCASEKEDSNSLTLNHEAEKRDSADKVMSHSGSSHEEGQTDTLLCLVFGGMNTEGEIYDDCIVTIVD from the exons GTACACCTTGACTCTCCCTGGTGACAGCCCCTGTGCTCGAGTTGGCCACAGCTGTTCGTATTTACCCCCAGTTGGTAATGCCAAGAGAGGAAAGGTCTTCATCGTTGGCGGAGCAAATCCAAACAGAAGCTTCTCAGACGTGCACGCCATGGATCTGG GAAAACACCAGTGGGACTTAGTTACCTGCAAGGGCCTCTTGCCCCGCTATGAACATGCTAGCTTCATTCCCTCCTGCACATCTGACCATATCTGGGTATTTGGAGGTGCCAACCAATCAGGAAATCGAAATTGTCTACAAGTCCTGAATCCTG AAACCAGGATGTGGACCACGCCAGAAGTGACCAGCCCCCCACCATCCCCAAGAACATTCCACACATCATCCGCAGCCATTGGAAACCAGCTATATGTCTTTGGGGGCGGAGAGAGAGGTGCCCAGCCTGTGCAGGACACGAAGCTGCACGTGTTTGACGCAA AGACTCTGACCTGGTCACAGCCAGAGACACTTGGGAATCCTCCATCTCCCCGGCATGGTCATGTGATGGTGGCAGCAGGGACAAAGCTCTTCATCCATGGAGGCTTGGCAGGAGACAAATTCTATGATGATCTCCACTGCATTGATATAA GTAACATGAAATGGCAGAAGCTAAGTCCCACTGGGGCAGCTCCAGCAGGCTGTGCTGCCCACTCAGCTGTGGCTGTGGGAAATCACCTGTACATCTTTGGTGGAATGACTCCTGCAGGAGCGCTGGACACAATGTACCAGTATCACACAG AAAGGCAGCATTGGACCTTGCTTAAATTTGATTCTTTTCTACCCCCTGGACGATTGGACCATTCCATGTGTATCATTCCATGGCCAGTGACGTGTGCTTCTGAGAAAGAAGATTCCAACTCTCTCACTCTGAACCATGAAGCTGAGAAAAGGGATTCAGCTGACAAAGTCATGAGCCACAGTGGCAGCTCACATGAGGAAGGCCAGACTGATACACTGCTCTGTTTGGTGTTCGGTGGGATGAATACAGAGGGGGAAATCTATGATGATTGTATTGTGACTATAGTTGACTAA